One window of the Melanotaenia boesemani isolate fMelBoe1 chromosome 14, fMelBoe1.pri, whole genome shotgun sequence genome contains the following:
- the LOC121653466 gene encoding interferon-induced protein with tetratricopeptide repeats 1-like yields the protein MFFSVAQSQSKLESLECHFTWNLDTSRSKLFRLRDKLVDIGTDGGNIWLGHIYNLQGFIHYKLGFIEKARDFFSRATETFHQLGDADEGPWLVVNYGNLAWLHQHLGEDSQSQRYLSKLDTLMEKHPPPIQDELHPEVCAEKAWTLMTFYKDKKLQAADYFQRAVRMKPEMVSWQTSRVLALVGAYKHSDTDQDVGMLEEMRMAREEDPDNLYLAAVDLLLRAKRGEQIKDEADELEEKILMNPVSSYSGIRILMRVYKQLDCYDEAIDLAEKALKKHPDERYLKRCTALSYSLKIILYKESCPSESMFSRAISLHEEVVSLYPHSSLMKEIDFAYMYAKSGHGLMKAEQMYQEMMERDLDPADKQMLFNCYAKYLNFDRREGQKSIKYHMKAAEIPHQSFFRQNSINLLKKISDRGRSRMCREIQEFLEKLPDSESV from the coding sequence atgttttttagtgTTGCTCAGAGTCAGTCCAAACTGGAGTCCCTGGAGTGTCACTTCACCTGGAATCTGGACACCAGCAGGTCCAAACTGTTCCGTCTCAGAGACAAACTGGTGGACATCGGCACTGATGGTGGAAACATCTGGCTGGGTCACATCTACAACCTGCAGGGGTTCATCCATTACAAGCTGGGCTTCATTGAAAAGGCCCGGGACTTCTTCAGCAGGGCCACTGAGACCTTCCACCAGCTGGGAGATGCAGATGAGGGTCCCTGGTTGGTGGTGAACTACGGGAACCTGGCATGGCTGCACCAACATCTGGGTGAAGACAGTCAGAGCCAAAGGTACCTGTCAAAGCTGGACACCCTGATGGAGAAACACCCGCCTCCAATCCAGGATGAGCTCCACCCAGAGGTGTGTGCTGAGAAGGCCTGGACCCTGATGACTTTTTACAAAGACAAGAAGCTGCAGGCTGCAGATTACTTCCAGAGAGCCGTCAGGATGAAGCCAGAGATGGTGTCATGGCAGACCAGCCGTGTGCTGGCGTTGGTGGGTGCTTATAAACACAGTGACACAGACCAGGATGTTGGCATGTTGGAGGAAATGAGAATGGCCCGAGAGGAGGATCCAGACAACCTGTACCTTGCTGCTGTCGACCTGCTGCTAAGAGCCAAGAGAGGAGAGCAAATCAAAGATGAAgcagatgagctggaagaaaagattttaatgaATCCTGTCAGCAGCTACAGCGGCATCAGAATCCTGATGAGGGTGTACAAACAGCTCGACTGCTATGATGAGGCCATTGACCTGGCAGAAAAGGCCCTGAAGAAGCATCCAGATGAGCGATACCTGAAGAGGTGTACTGCCCTCAGCTATTCTTTGAAGATCATTCTTTATAAAGAAAGTTGCCCAAGTGAAAGTATGTTCAGCAGAGCCATCAGTCTGCATGAGGAGGTGGTCTCTCTTTACCCTCATTCCTCTCTCATGAAGGAGATTGACTTTGCATACATGTATGCTAAGTCTGGTCATGGCCTGATGAAAGCAGAGCAGATGTATCAGGAAATGATGGAGAGAGATCTGGACCCTGCAGACAAGCAGATGCTCTTTAACTGCTACGCAAAATACTTAAACTTTGATCGAAGGGAGGGTCAGAAGTCGATTAAGTACCACATGAAGGCAGCAGAGATACCTCATCAGTCCTTCTTCCGGCAGAACAGCATCAACTTGCTGAAAAAGATCAGCGATCGAGGCAGAAGCAGAATGTGCAGAGAGATCCAGGAGTTTCTAGAAAAGCTGCCAGATTCTGAGTCTGTGTGA